A window of Chryseobacterium sp. IHB B 17019 genomic DNA:
GGAAAGTTATGAAGATCGTAAAGAACAACTTCTAGCTTTTCATCTTAATTAAAAGAATATTCCATTAAATTTTTATGGCAACCTCCAAAATTATAAAACTAAAAGTAACACCCATCCTCCTTCTTCCATCGTTAATCTTCTTTAAATAAAACACTATTGATTCTCTTTCCAAAGCTGGGTGAATGATATAAAATCAGCCACACTCAGTTCCTCAGCTCTTTTATCCATAAATTCATGAGTTTTCAGGGCATCAGGAATATTTAAAATTTTCAGGGCATTGGAGAGTTTTTTTCTTCGTTGGTTGAAACCGGCTTTTACAATTTGCTTGAATAAAACTTCGTTTCCAGCCAAGCCTTCTTTGGGATTACGAGTTAGTCTCAGAACTCCTGATTTTACTTTCGGAGGCGGATTAAACACATTTTCATGTACCGTAAACAAATATGAAGTGTCATAATAAGCCTGAACCAAGACAGACAAAATTCCGTACTCTTTCGTCCTCGGAACAGCAGCCGTTCTCTCGGCGACTTCCTTTTGGAACATGCCCACCATTTCCGGAATCAGCCCATAATAATCAATGATTTTAAACAAAATCTGTGATGAAATATTATAAGGAAAATTCCCGATAATGGCAATCTGTTCGCCATTCGTAAACTGAAAATCCTGTTTCAGAAAATCACCCACAAAAGCCTCCTCAGTCGCTTTGGCGTAGTTTTTTTTCAGATATTCAATAGATTCTTTATCAATCTCTGCAAGGTAGATGTTCTGGTCTTTTTCGAGGAGGTATTTGGTGAGGACGCCCATCCCGGGGCCCACTTCCATTACATTTTTATACCCCTCAAAACTAAGGCCTTCTACAATCTTTTTTGCGATGTTTTCATCCGTCAAAAAGTGTTGACCAAGATGCTTTTTTGCTTTTACACTCAATGTTTTTTATGATTTTATTAACAGTGATTTTCTCTTTTTCGTTCCCAAATTTCGGAAGTTTTTTTCTATTTTAGCCAAAAATTTTAATATTAATGGCTAAATCTGTAGATGAGTTTAATAGGAAAAGGCTTAGGTCTAGCAATATTACAGTAGTAATAAGTATTGCCTTAGTGTTATTTTTGTTGGGATTGATGGGACTTATTTTAATAAATGCCCAGAAATATTCTGACTATATCAAAGAACAGCTTGTAGTGAATGCTTACTTTGACGAAAATTACGATGCTAAAGATTCTGTAAAAATTGCAAAAATGGAAGCTGAGGTTTTCAAAGAAATTCAGACATTGGCTCCTGTAAAAAAAGCGACATACATTTCAAGAGAAATGGCATCAGTAGAAGCTAAAAAAAGTATGGGAATCGATGCTAATGCACTTTTCGAAGAAAATATCTTCCCGTCATCTATAGAAGTTGCCCTGAAACCGGAATATGTAGACCCTGCAAAGATCGATGAAGCCATCAAGGTGATCAAGTCTGTTCCGGGGATTATTGACGTGAAAAACGACAGTACGTTAATGGTAGACGTTTACAACAACCTTAGTAGAATTCTTAAATGGATCTTAGGGTTTTCTATATTATTTTTAATCTTAGCAGTTGTTTTGATTAATAATTCAATCCGTTTGAAAATATTCTCAAAAAGATTTATCATTAAAACCATGCAGCTGGTAGGTGCAAAAAGAAGATTTATCCTGAAACCTTTCATCGTGGAGGCTGTTATTTTGGGAGCAATTGGTTCTGCAATCGGCCTTTTGGCATTGTTCGGAGTTTGGTATTACTTTACAAGCCAGATTGGTTCTGCGTTTGTTCAGGATAACAATCAATACTTCTGGTTGGTGCTGCTGGTGCTTGGTGTGGGAATTTTCATTACTGTTTTAAGTACCATTGTTGCAACCTGGAGATTCTTAAGATCAAACGTTGACGACTTATATTACTCTTAGAAAATGAGCAAAAAAACAAATAAATTTTCCGCAGACAGCTTTGGAAAAGAAACAACTGAAGTTTCACAGGAAAATACTTTTTATTTCGGAAAGCAAAACTTTAAGTGGATGCTTATCGGTCTGGCTTTTATTGTTGTCGGTTTCCTTCTGATGCTTGGGCCTGATGCCAATACAGTAGACGGAAAATTTGACCCGAATTCCTGGAACGACGGTGTTTTTTCAATCCGCAGAATCAGGATTGCACCTCTGTTTGTTGTCATTGGTTTTGTCATTGAAGCTTACGCAATTTTAAAAAGAAAATAAAAACTTTATTTAAAGATTAAAAGATTTAAAACTTAAAGAATATTGATTTACAGAATTAAAGATTATTAAACAGGTGAAGATCAGTTTATTATAATTAGTGTTAATCGTAATCAATCTTTAAATTTTAAATCTTTTAATCTTTCAATTTTAAAAAAATATGGATTTAATCAAAGCAATTATTATTGCCATTATTGAAGGATTAACAGAATATTTACCAATCTCTTCAACGGCCCACATGGGTTTTGCAGCGAACTTATTAGGCTTACCGGAAGATGAGTTTTTAAAAATGTTTCAGGTTTCCATTCAATTCGGAGCAATCCTTTCTGTGGTTGTGGCGTACTGGAAAAAATTCTTTGATTTAAAAAATTTACAGTTTTATTTTAAGCTGGGTTTTGCAGTAGTTCCTGCTTTGGTTCTGGGATATTTATTTGATGATAAAATTGAAGCGGTTTTGGGAAATCAGATAGCAATTTCTTCGGTTTTAGTACTTGGGGGAGTTATTTTATTGTTCGCAGATAAATGGTTTAAAAATCCTAGAATTGATGACGAAAAAGGAATTACAATAAGAAGTGCAATTACCATCGGTTTCTGGCAGTGTCTTGCCATGATGCCCGGAACAAGCCGAAGCGCCGCATCAATAATCGGTGGAATGACCCAGGGGCTAACAAGAAAAGCAGCCGCTGAATTTTCATTCTTTTTAGCAGTTCCTACCATGTTGGCGGTGACGGTTTACTCAGTTTTTCTGAAAACATGGGGCAAAGAAACGGCAACACCTCAAAAGGGTTACGAAATGATACTTGCTTCTCAGGATCATATTTTGATTTTTGTTGTAGGAAATATTGTGGCATTTATCGTGGCATTAATTGCTATCAAGGCATTCATCGGAGTTTTGAATAAATATGGCTTCAAACCTTGGGGCTGGTATCGTATTTTTGTAGGTATTGCCTTGTTGATTTATTTTTATTTCTTTAATAAGCCATAAGCGTTAAAAAAATTCACATTACTAATAACAGACTCATATTAAGTGACGGCAGAAGATCTACAATCAGGACACATATTTTTATTGGACAAACCTTTGGATTGGACTTCTTTTCAGGCTGTCAATAAAATGAAATATAAGCTAAAAAGAGAGTTTAATTTACCTAAAAAATTTAAAATCGGACATGCCGGAACTCTTGATCCACGTGCAACAGGACTTCTCATTGTTTGCTGTGGAAAATTCACAAAGAAAATTCCTGAGATCCAAGATGCTCCGAAAGAATATTGGACAGAAATAAAAATCGGGGTACAAACGGAATCCTATGATACAGAGAAACCTGAAATTCTTCATCAGGATATTTCAGACATTACGGAACAACAGATTAAAAATGCTTTAGAAAAATTTGTTGGCGAAATTGAACAGAAGCCACCTGTTTTTTCAGCCATAAAAATTGAAGGACAAAGAGCTTACGATTTGGCTAGGGCAGGAAAGGAAGTTGAAATGAAATCAAGAAAAACCACCATTTTTTATATCGAAGATGTTAAAATTGATCTTCCTCTGGTAAGTTTTACAGTAGGCTGTTCAAAAGGAACTTACATCCGTAGCCTGGCTCACGATATTGGTCAGGAACTTGGAGTTGGTGCATATTTGACACAATTGAGAAGAACAAGAATCGGAGAATATTCAATTGAAAATGCAACTTCTGATTTTTTGGAAAATGATTTTAGGTTTGATAATACTTTAAATGATTAATGATGCAGGAAAAAACACGTATTAATAAATATTTGTCGGAAGTAGGATACTGCTCAAGAAGAGCGGCAGACAAGCTTTTGGAAGAAGGTAGAATAAAAATCAACGGAGAAATTCCGGAAATGGGAACTAAAGTTTCTGACGAAGACGTAATCGAAGTTGATGGGAAACCGATTCGTGAACCGGAGCAAGATCACGTATACATTGCATTTAATAAACCTGTAGGCATCGTTTGTACAACAGATACAAAACGAGAAAAAAATAATATCATCGATTATATTAATCATCCAAAAAGAATTTTCCCGATCGGGCGTTTAGACAAGCCAAGTGAAGGTTTAATACTTTTAACCAGTGATGGTGATATTGTGAATAAAATTCTTAGATCAAGAAATAATCACGGGAAAGAATATATTGTACGAGTTGATAAACCAATCACTCCGAAATTCCTGGATAAAATGCGTAATGGAGTTCCTATTTTAGATACTGTCACCAAAAAATGTGAAGTAGAAAAAATCGATGAAATGAACTTCCGTATTGTCCTTACACAAGGATTGAACCGACAGATTCGCAGAATGTGTGAATACCTTGGCTACGAAGTAAAAAAACTGAAACGTATCCGTGTTTTAAATATCAAATTAGACTTACCCATCGGAAAGTGGAGAGATTTAACAGATGAGGAACTTGCTGCCTTGAATAAGCTTTTAGAAGGATCTAGCAAAACGTTTGATTAATTTGTCGAAGCATAACTTATAATTCATAACTCATAACTCATAACTCACATCACTCATCACTTAAGATAAAGCCTCATCCGAGCCTCATATTCCGGCTTCACTTTCAACAATTTCCAGATTTTCCTTTCATCTTTCTCACTTATTCTGTAAAAAATGATTTTGTCTGCAGAATATTTAAAATAAGGATGACTTTTCAGCCATTCTTCAGGAGCATCTGTTAAGGTGTATTTGGGAACATTCGCAGTATTCAATAGTGCGATTGAAAGGAGCTTTTGTACCAATTCCTTATCAATATTATAAGTCGTTAAAATCTGTTCTTTATTTACGAATCCGCCTAGCTTTTTTCTAAAACCAATGATCATTCCGGCACTTTTCTCATCTAATCCGAATTCTAAAAGCTGCTTGAAAGTTATTGTATTCAAATCTGTTTTGGAAAAGTCGGTTTTCTCTTGTTTTATTTCAGTTTTTTTGAACTGATTATTTGAGTCTGTTGATTGACTAAGGTTTATGTAAGGCTTTAATTCCTCAAATTTTTGAGCAGAAATAACAAAACATTTTTGAATATCTTCTAAATTTTTAAAGCTGCCTTTTAAGTTTCTGTCACGATAATTAATGATGGTCTGAGCTTGTCTATCCGAAAAGCCAAAAGATTTCCAGCCATCCATATCCAAGGTATTCGGATCAAAAGAATGATATTGGACTTTACTTTTTTCAGCATTAAAATTTTTCGCAAAACTTCTGAAATTAGTTGGTGTTTTTTCAGGAAGAATCAGATATGGTGAAAGTTTTGTGTAGTTTTCTTCATTAATGATAAAACATTCTTTAAACTTTTCTTTGCTTATAAAACTTCCGCCCAGAAAGCCCTTGTATTTTAAAATAGCTGCGGCCTGCCTTTCACTGAAACCCATTTTCATCCAATCACTGACCTCATAGCTGTCCGGATTGAACTTTCCGGAAATTGTGATTGATTTTTTATCGAAATTTTTGAAACCACCAGATTTTGCTTCATTATTGCTTTCGGGTAATAAAATATAAGACTCCAATTCCGAAAATTTGTCCGGAGAAACGGCAAAACATTTTTTGAATTGTTCCTTAGAAATAAACTTTCCTCCAACTACATTTTTATAATTAAGAATTGTTTCAACCTGTCTTTCAGAAAACCCTAAATTTTTCCATTGCTTTTTATCCAAATCATTCGGATCAAATTCAGAAAACTCTATTGATGCTGAACTCTCTATAAATTTAATATCGGAAAAGTCTTCTTTATTTTTGCTCGTATATTTTTGAAAAGCAAGTAAAATAATAAGTAACATCCCCATGAATGCCACCTTTCGGTAATAATCTTTTTTCATCGCCGTAAACTTAAAGAATATTATAAGCTGAAGCAATGAAGGATATGCAAATGACTTATTTTACAATATAAATAGCATTTACTGTTTGAAAAAATAAATTAAATGAAGAACTGTGAGTAATTATTTCAATTATTCGCTGTCTTTTTCTACCAAAGATTCCTTGAGCTTCAACAATTCGGCTTTTACGAACTCCAATCGATCAATGATGGTTACAGTTTCGGAAATCTTACTGTTGGTTGTTAATGCAATACGCGCTCCGTCAAGGGTATAGCCCTTTTCTTTCACCAGATGGTAGATCATTTGAAGGTTTTTGATGTCTTCGGGAGTGAAATAGCGGTTACCTTTTTTATTCTTTTTAGGTTTAATGATAGGGAATTCCTGCTCCCAATACCGTATCAGTGAAGTGTTTACATCAAATGCTTTTGCAACTTCTCCTATGGAATAATACAGTTTATCGGGTAAATTTATCTTCATTTTTCGAATCCTAATCTCCAAAGATAAAAATTTTTAAAATTCATTACAAATGAGATGCTTAAAATGTTTCAATCAAAAAAGATAATTTATTTTCTCATTTTGAGAAATAGTGTTTGAATCCTATTCCACATATCGTAAATTGTACGCTTTAAAATAATGTGGTATGAAAAATATCTTGAAAACAGGCTGGATTGGTTTGGTTTTAGTATTACTAAACTGCAAATCAGTAAATAATAGTAATATGTTTTATGATGATGTAAAGCCGGAAAAAATTTCGGATCAGTTCAGTTTTACGGAAGGGCCATCCGCAGATAAAGATGGAAATGTTTACTTTACGGATCAGCCGAATGATAAAATTTATTATTGGGACTGCAAAACCAATAAAATTGTTGAGTTTTTGCATAAAACAGGGCGGGCAAACGGAACGCATTTCGATAAAGATGATAATCTGATTACGTGTTCTGATGACAACGGCGAGATCTGGAAGATTTCAAAGGATAAAAAAATTCAGGTCTTGCTGAAAGATTTTGAAGGAAAAAGACTCAATGGGCCGAATGACATCTGGAATGATTCACATGGAGGGATGTATTTCACAGATCCCTTGTATGAAAGGGATTACTGGGTGAATTTTAAACAGGAAATTCCACATAAAAGTTTGTATTACAGAAGTAAAGATGGAGAAATCAAAAAAATCGAAACCTTCAAGCAGCCCAATGGAGTTGTAGGAAGCGAGAAGTTTAAAAAATTATACGTTTCGGATATTGATGCTGGAAAAACTTATGTATATGATATTCTGGGCGAAGGAAAATTATCCGAAAAGAAGCTTTTCTGCGAAATGGGTTCAGACGGAATGACACTTGATAAGCAGGGAAATTTATACTTAACGGGAGATGGCGTTCATGTTTTTAACAATGAAGGAAAAAAAATTCATCATATTCCAATAGAGGAGGACTGGACTTCTAATGTCACTTTTGGGGGTGAAAAGAATGATATTTTATTCATCACTGCTTCAAAATCGGTTTATATTTTACCGACAAAAGTAAAAGGAGTTGAATAATTTAAACACAAATTAGCACAAATATTTTTTCACAAATAACACAATTTTCATAATCATTTTCTAAGTTTCGACTAAAGTCAATGAATTTCTAAAAATAAAAAACGGACTAAAGCCCGTTCCTATTGATATAATTATCGTGGTTATTTGTGAAAAAATATTTGTGCTAATTTGTGTTTAAA
This region includes:
- the rsmA gene encoding 16S rRNA (adenine(1518)-N(6)/adenine(1519)-N(6))-dimethyltransferase RsmA, which produces MSVKAKKHLGQHFLTDENIAKKIVEGLSFEGYKNVMEVGPGMGVLTKYLLEKDQNIYLAEIDKESIEYLKKNYAKATEEAFVGDFLKQDFQFTNGEQIAIIGNFPYNISSQILFKIIDYYGLIPEMVGMFQKEVAERTAAVPRTKEYGILSVLVQAYYDTSYLFTVHENVFNPPPKVKSGVLRLTRNPKEGLAGNEVLFKQIVKAGFNQRRKKLSNALKILNIPDALKTHEFMDKRAEELSVADFISFTQLWKENQ
- a CDS encoding cell division protein FtsX codes for the protein MAKSVDEFNRKRLRSSNITVVISIALVLFLLGLMGLILINAQKYSDYIKEQLVVNAYFDENYDAKDSVKIAKMEAEVFKEIQTLAPVKKATYISREMASVEAKKSMGIDANALFEENIFPSSIEVALKPEYVDPAKIDEAIKVIKSVPGIIDVKNDSTLMVDVYNNLSRILKWILGFSILFLILAVVLINNSIRLKIFSKRFIIKTMQLVGAKRRFILKPFIVEAVILGAIGSAIGLLALFGVWYYFTSQIGSAFVQDNNQYFWLVLLVLGVGIFITVLSTIVATWRFLRSNVDDLYYS
- a CDS encoding DUF3098 domain-containing protein; the protein is MSKKTNKFSADSFGKETTEVSQENTFYFGKQNFKWMLIGLAFIVVGFLLMLGPDANTVDGKFDPNSWNDGVFSIRRIRIAPLFVVIGFVIEAYAILKRK
- a CDS encoding undecaprenyl-diphosphate phosphatase — its product is MDLIKAIIIAIIEGLTEYLPISSTAHMGFAANLLGLPEDEFLKMFQVSIQFGAILSVVVAYWKKFFDLKNLQFYFKLGFAVVPALVLGYLFDDKIEAVLGNQIAISSVLVLGGVILLFADKWFKNPRIDDEKGITIRSAITIGFWQCLAMMPGTSRSAASIIGGMTQGLTRKAAAEFSFFLAVPTMLAVTVYSVFLKTWGKETATPQKGYEMILASQDHILIFVVGNIVAFIVALIAIKAFIGVLNKYGFKPWGWYRIFVGIALLIYFYFFNKP
- the truB gene encoding tRNA pseudouridine(55) synthase TruB, producing MTAEDLQSGHIFLLDKPLDWTSFQAVNKMKYKLKREFNLPKKFKIGHAGTLDPRATGLLIVCCGKFTKKIPEIQDAPKEYWTEIKIGVQTESYDTEKPEILHQDISDITEQQIKNALEKFVGEIEQKPPVFSAIKIEGQRAYDLARAGKEVEMKSRKTTIFYIEDVKIDLPLVSFTVGCSKGTYIRSLAHDIGQELGVGAYLTQLRRTRIGEYSIENATSDFLENDFRFDNTLND
- the rluF gene encoding 23S rRNA pseudouridine(2604) synthase RluF translates to MQEKTRINKYLSEVGYCSRRAADKLLEEGRIKINGEIPEMGTKVSDEDVIEVDGKPIREPEQDHVYIAFNKPVGIVCTTDTKREKNNIIDYINHPKRIFPIGRLDKPSEGLILLTSDGDIVNKILRSRNNHGKEYIVRVDKPITPKFLDKMRNGVPILDTVTKKCEVEKIDEMNFRIVLTQGLNRQIRRMCEYLGYEVKKLKRIRVLNIKLDLPIGKWRDLTDEELAALNKLLEGSSKTFD
- a CDS encoding helix-hairpin-helix domain-containing protein: MKKDYYRKVAFMGMLLIILLAFQKYTSKNKEDFSDIKFIESSASIEFSEFDPNDLDKKQWKNLGFSERQVETILNYKNVVGGKFISKEQFKKCFAVSPDKFSELESYILLPESNNEAKSGGFKNFDKKSITISGKFNPDSYEVSDWMKMGFSERQAAAILKYKGFLGGSFISKEKFKECFIINEENYTKLSPYLILPEKTPTNFRSFAKNFNAEKSKVQYHSFDPNTLDMDGWKSFGFSDRQAQTIINYRDRNLKGSFKNLEDIQKCFVISAQKFEELKPYINLSQSTDSNNQFKKTEIKQEKTDFSKTDLNTITFKQLLEFGLDEKSAGMIIGFRKKLGGFVNKEQILTTYNIDKELVQKLLSIALLNTANVPKYTLTDAPEEWLKSHPYFKYSADKIIFYRISEKDERKIWKLLKVKPEYEARMRLYLK
- a CDS encoding MerR family transcriptional regulator; the encoded protein is MKINLPDKLYYSIGEVAKAFDVNTSLIRYWEQEFPIIKPKKNKKGNRYFTPEDIKNLQMIYHLVKEKGYTLDGARIALTTNSKISETVTIIDRLEFVKAELLKLKESLVEKDSE
- a CDS encoding SMP-30/gluconolactonase/LRE family protein, whose product is MKNILKTGWIGLVLVLLNCKSVNNSNMFYDDVKPEKISDQFSFTEGPSADKDGNVYFTDQPNDKIYYWDCKTNKIVEFLHKTGRANGTHFDKDDNLITCSDDNGEIWKISKDKKIQVLLKDFEGKRLNGPNDIWNDSHGGMYFTDPLYERDYWVNFKQEIPHKSLYYRSKDGEIKKIETFKQPNGVVGSEKFKKLYVSDIDAGKTYVYDILGEGKLSEKKLFCEMGSDGMTLDKQGNLYLTGDGVHVFNNEGKKIHHIPIEEDWTSNVTFGGEKNDILFITASKSVYILPTKVKGVE